In a genomic window of Mycolicibacillus parakoreensis:
- a CDS encoding class I SAM-dependent methyltransferase — MTGTRKDRSRSFGSQAAAYERGRPSYPPEAIDWLLPGHAHTVLDLGAGTGKLTTRLVERGLEVIAVDPIAEMLEVLSSALPDTPALSGTAEEIPLPDASVDAVLVAQAWHWFDPARAVPEIARVLRPGGRLGLVWNTRDDRSGWVRALDEIIGHEDARTLLDAGVALPAPFTDIATRRVEWTNYLTPQALIDLVASRSYCITSPGAVRTQTLDRVRRLLATHPALAGATGLALPYITVGMRATLAETGRHPTHGDRTEV, encoded by the coding sequence GTGACCGGCACCCGCAAGGATCGCTCCCGCTCGTTCGGGTCGCAGGCCGCCGCCTACGAGCGGGGCCGGCCCTCCTACCCGCCGGAGGCCATCGACTGGCTGCTGCCGGGCCACGCGCACACCGTGCTGGATCTGGGCGCGGGCACCGGCAAGCTGACCACCCGGCTGGTGGAGCGCGGCCTGGAGGTGATCGCGGTCGACCCGATCGCCGAGATGCTCGAGGTGCTCAGCTCCGCGCTGCCGGACACCCCGGCGTTGTCGGGGACCGCCGAGGAGATCCCGCTGCCCGACGCCAGCGTCGACGCGGTGCTGGTGGCCCAGGCCTGGCACTGGTTCGATCCCGCCCGGGCGGTGCCCGAGATCGCGCGGGTGTTGCGCCCCGGCGGTCGGCTGGGGCTGGTGTGGAACACCCGCGACGACCGATCGGGCTGGGTGCGCGCCCTCGACGAGATCATCGGCCACGAGGATGCGCGCACCCTGCTCGACGCCGGTGTCGCGTTGCCCGCGCCGTTCACCGACATCGCGACCCGCCGGGTCGAATGGACCAACTATCTGACCCCGCAGGCGCTGATCGACCTGGTGGCCTCGCGCAGCTACTGCATCACCTCCCCGGGCGCGGTGCGCACCCAGACCCTCGACCGGGTGCGGCGCTTGCTGGCCACCCACCCGGCGCTGGCCGGCGCCACCGGGCTGGCGCTGCCCTACATCACCGTCGGCATGCGGGCCACGCTCGCCGAGACCGGTCGCCACCCGACACACGGGGACCGCACCGAAGTGTGA
- a CDS encoding tRNA (cytidine(34)-2'-O)-methyltransferase, whose protein sequence is MFKLMFHSPRIAPNTGNAIRMVAATGAQLHLVQPLGFDLSEPKLRRAGLDYHDLASVTVHDSLPAAWRVVCPARVFAFTTAATTVFTAIDYRPGDVLLFGPEPTGLDAATLTDPHITERVRIPMLAGRRSLNLSNAAAVAAYEAWRQHGFTGAV, encoded by the coding sequence GTGTTCAAGCTGATGTTCCACTCGCCGCGGATCGCGCCCAACACCGGCAACGCGATCCGGATGGTCGCGGCGACCGGCGCACAACTGCACCTGGTGCAGCCGCTCGGCTTCGATCTGTCCGAGCCGAAGCTGCGCCGGGCCGGGCTGGACTATCACGACCTGGCGTCGGTCACCGTGCACGACTCGCTGCCGGCGGCCTGGCGGGTGGTCTGTCCGGCACGGGTGTTCGCGTTCACCACGGCGGCCACGACGGTGTTCACCGCGATCGACTACCGGCCCGGCGACGTGCTGCTGTTCGGCCCCGAGCCCACCGGGCTGGACGCGGCCACCCTGACCGACCCGCACATCACCGAGCGGGTGCGCATCCCGATGCTGGCCGGCAGACGGTCGCTGAACCTGTCCAACGCGGCCGCGGTCGCCGCCTACGAGGCGTGGCGCCAACACGGGTTCACCGGCGCCGTTTAG
- a CDS encoding nitroreductase family protein, with translation MTLNLTVDEVLTTTRAVRKRLDLDKPVPREVLTECLELALQAPTGSNAQGWQWMFITDPGKKRAIADIYRANALPYLDRPKPQYTDGDVRAERQHLVTDSARYLVEHMHEAPVLLIPCLEGRVEQAPLGLSASFWASLFPAVWSFCLALRSRGLGSCWTTLHLLGDGEKQAAEVLGIPHADYSQGGLFPIAYTKGTEFKPAKRLPAAEVTHWDSW, from the coding sequence ATGACCCTCAACCTGACCGTCGATGAAGTCCTGACCACCACCCGAGCGGTACGCAAACGACTCGACCTGGACAAACCGGTGCCCCGCGAGGTGCTCACCGAATGCCTGGAGTTGGCGCTGCAGGCACCGACCGGATCCAACGCCCAGGGCTGGCAGTGGATGTTCATCACCGATCCGGGCAAGAAGCGGGCGATCGCCGACATCTACCGGGCCAACGCGTTGCCGTATCTGGATCGGCCCAAGCCGCAGTACACCGACGGTGATGTGCGCGCCGAACGCCAGCACCTGGTCACCGACTCGGCGCGCTACCTCGTCGAGCACATGCACGAGGCGCCGGTGCTGCTCATCCCGTGCCTGGAGGGCCGGGTCGAGCAGGCGCCGTTGGGGTTGAGCGCCTCGTTTTGGGCGTCGCTGTTCCCGGCGGTGTGGAGTTTCTGCCTGGCGTTGCGCTCACGCGGGTTGGGGTCGTGTTGGACCACGCTGCACCTGCTCGGCGACGGCGAGAAACAGGCCGCCGAGGTGCTCGGCATCCCGCACGCGGACTACAGCCAGGGCGGGTTGTTCCCGATCGCCTACACCAAGGGCACCGAGTTCAAACCGGCCAAGCGCCTGCCGGCCGCGGAGGTAACCCATTGGGACAGTTGGTGA
- a CDS encoding ATP-binding cassette domain-containing protein, translating to MNQPAPPALSVRYDGTQRTFSAGHDVVVGRDLRADVRIAHPLVSRTHVLLRFDQGRWLAIDNDSLNGIFVNGHRVPVATLGDGQTIHLGNPDGPPLHFEVGRHQGVAGRPPQTAMIPAGQPAAPAPPARQAPQAPQAPPASWPPPHQPPPPYHGAPPRPQIYPGRQPGPPRAQPAAPPPAPTPPPVAAASPLASPQTRRAPVAATPPEEANVATRMVDILGLRHEPAAPSNALTIGRSTDNDIVIPDVLASRHHAMLVPTPIGTEIRDNRSINGTFVNRVRIGSAVLTEGDVVTIGNVDLVFTNGTLVRSADVATKTGGLEVNNVNFTVEHGKQLISNVALTCRPGTLTAIIGGSGAGKTTLSRLIAGYTQPSSGSVTFEGHNIHSDYAILRSRIGMVPQDDVVHRQLTVNQALGYAAELRLPPDSTKADRDQAVAQVLEELELTKHADTRVDKLSGGQRKRASVALELLTGPSLLILDEPTSGLDPALDRQVMLMLRQLADAGRVVLVVTHSVSFLDVCDQILLLAPGGKTAYCGPPSQIGAAMGTSNYADIFAKVGADPDEANRRFLASAHRPPPMPDAQSPADLGEPPRTDVLRQLWTIARRQVRLVVSDRGYSVFLALLPFVVGALSLTVKGSGGLGVPGPDAPTEPQYVMVLLNIGAVFMGTALTIRDLIGERPIFKREQAVGLSTWAYLLAKIAVFCGFAVVQAAIATTIVIVGKGGPVKGALLFGSGNSGANVELFLTVAGTCVASAILGMALSAFAQSNEQIMPMLVISILGQLVLSGGMIPVTDRIGLSQAAWLTPARWGYAAGASTIDFNELVNVPQIPKDPLWDHKLSTWVLDMAMLAALSVAFTVVVWWKSRLKIKR from the coding sequence ATGAACCAGCCAGCCCCGCCGGCTCTTTCCGTCCGGTACGACGGGACTCAACGCACCTTCTCGGCCGGCCACGACGTCGTCGTCGGCCGCGACCTGCGGGCCGATGTCCGCATCGCGCACCCGTTGGTGTCGCGCACCCACGTGCTGCTGCGCTTCGACCAGGGCCGCTGGCTGGCGATCGACAACGACTCGCTCAACGGCATCTTCGTCAACGGCCACCGGGTGCCGGTGGCGACCCTCGGCGACGGCCAGACGATCCACCTCGGCAACCCCGACGGCCCGCCGCTGCACTTCGAGGTGGGCCGCCACCAGGGGGTGGCCGGCCGGCCCCCACAGACCGCGATGATCCCGGCGGGCCAACCGGCCGCACCGGCGCCGCCGGCGCGACAGGCACCACAAGCACCACAGGCACCACCAGCCTCGTGGCCGCCGCCGCACCAGCCGCCCCCGCCGTATCACGGCGCGCCGCCGCGCCCGCAGATCTACCCCGGCCGGCAGCCGGGCCCGCCACGCGCCCAGCCGGCCGCGCCGCCACCGGCGCCGACCCCGCCGCCGGTCGCCGCGGCCTCGCCGCTGGCGTCGCCGCAGACCCGCCGCGCCCCGGTGGCCGCGACCCCGCCGGAGGAAGCCAACGTCGCCACCCGGATGGTCGACATCCTGGGACTGCGCCACGAGCCGGCCGCCCCCTCGAACGCGCTGACGATCGGGCGGTCCACCGACAACGACATCGTCATCCCCGACGTGCTGGCCTCCCGCCACCACGCGATGCTGGTGCCCACCCCGATCGGCACCGAGATCCGCGACAACCGCAGCATCAACGGCACGTTCGTCAACCGGGTGCGGATCGGCTCGGCGGTGCTCACCGAGGGCGACGTGGTCACCATCGGCAACGTCGACCTGGTGTTCACCAACGGCACCCTGGTGCGCAGCGCCGATGTGGCCACCAAGACCGGCGGCCTGGAGGTCAACAACGTCAACTTCACCGTCGAGCACGGCAAGCAGCTGATCTCCAACGTGGCGCTCACGTGCCGGCCGGGCACCCTGACCGCGATCATCGGCGGGTCGGGGGCCGGCAAGACCACACTGTCCCGGCTGATCGCCGGCTACACCCAACCCAGCAGCGGGTCGGTCACCTTCGAGGGCCACAACATCCACTCCGACTACGCGATCCTGCGCAGCCGCATCGGGATGGTTCCGCAGGACGACGTGGTGCACCGCCAGCTCACGGTGAACCAGGCGCTCGGTTACGCCGCCGAGCTGCGGCTGCCGCCCGACAGCACCAAGGCCGACCGCGATCAGGCGGTGGCCCAGGTGCTCGAGGAACTCGAGCTGACCAAGCACGCCGACACCCGGGTGGACAAGCTCTCCGGCGGCCAACGCAAACGCGCCTCGGTCGCCCTGGAGCTGCTCACCGGGCCGTCGCTGCTGATCCTCGACGAGCCGACGTCGGGACTCGACCCCGCCCTGGACCGCCAGGTGATGCTGATGCTGCGCCAGCTCGCCGACGCCGGACGCGTGGTGCTGGTCGTCACCCACTCGGTGTCGTTTCTGGACGTCTGCGACCAGATCCTGCTGCTGGCCCCCGGCGGCAAAACCGCCTACTGCGGTCCGCCCAGCCAGATCGGTGCGGCGATGGGCACCAGCAACTACGCCGACATCTTCGCCAAGGTCGGCGCCGACCCCGACGAGGCCAACCGCCGGTTCCTGGCCAGCGCGCATCGGCCGCCGCCGATGCCCGACGCGCAGAGCCCCGCCGACCTCGGTGAACCGCCACGCACCGACGTGCTGCGCCAGCTGTGGACGATCGCGCGAAGACAGGTCCGGCTGGTGGTCTCCGACCGCGGCTACTCGGTCTTCCTGGCGTTGCTGCCGTTCGTCGTCGGTGCCCTGTCGCTGACGGTGAAGGGCAGCGGCGGGCTCGGCGTCCCCGGCCCGGACGCCCCCACCGAACCGCAGTACGTGATGGTGCTGCTCAACATCGGTGCGGTGTTCATGGGCACCGCCCTGACCATCCGCGACCTGATCGGGGAACGGCCGATCTTCAAACGCGAACAGGCGGTGGGCCTCTCGACGTGGGCGTACCTGCTGGCCAAGATCGCGGTGTTCTGCGGGTTCGCTGTCGTGCAGGCGGCGATCGCCACCACGATCGTCATCGTCGGCAAGGGCGGTCCGGTCAAGGGGGCGCTGCTGTTCGGCAGCGGCAACAGCGGCGCCAACGTGGAATTGTTCCTCACCGTCGCCGGCACCTGTGTGGCCTCGGCGATCCTGGGGATGGCGCTCTCGGCGTTCGCCCAGTCCAACGAACAGATCATGCCGATGCTGGTGATCTCGATCCTGGGCCAGTTGGTGCTCTCCGGCGGCATGATCCCGGTCACCGACCGTATCGGGCTCTCGCAGGCCGCGTGGCTCACCCCGGCCCGCTGGGGTTACGCCGCGGGCGCCTCGACGATCGACTTCAACGAACTGGTCAACGTCCCGCAGATCCCCAAGGATCCGCTGTGGGACCACAAGTTGTCCACCTGGGTGCTCGACATGGCCATGCTCGCCGCGCTCTCGGTGGCCTTCACCGTGGTCGTGTGGTGGAAGAGCCGGCTCAAGATCAAACGGTGA
- the metX gene encoding homoserine O-acetyltransferase MetX has product MTISDVRTQTLPPQGETGVVDIGALTLESGTVLDDVGIAVQRWGELSAARDNVVMVLHALTGDSHVTGPAGPGHPTPGWWDGVVGPGAPLDTDRWCVVATNALGGCRGSTGPGSPAGDGRPWGSRFPATTIRDQVAADLAALAALGITEVAAVVGGSMGGARALEWIVGHPHTVRAGLLLAVGARATADQIGTQSTQIAAITADPHWQGGDYHGTGRSPEAGLDVARRIAHLTYRGEAELDRRFANTAQDGEDPAAGGRYAVQSYLEHQGGKLVSRFDAGSYVTLTDALSSHDVGRGRGGVAAALRGCPVPAVVGGITSDRLYPLRLQQELADLLPGCDELSVIDADYGHDSFLLEADAVAALIRRTLELAADRDARRR; this is encoded by the coding sequence GTGACGATCTCCGACGTGCGCACCCAGACCCTGCCGCCGCAGGGTGAGACCGGCGTGGTCGACATCGGCGCGCTGACCCTGGAAAGCGGCACCGTGCTCGACGACGTCGGCATCGCGGTGCAGCGCTGGGGTGAGCTCTCCGCGGCCCGCGACAACGTCGTGATGGTGCTGCACGCGCTGACCGGCGATTCCCATGTGACCGGCCCGGCCGGGCCGGGCCACCCCACCCCCGGCTGGTGGGACGGGGTGGTCGGCCCGGGCGCACCGCTCGACACCGACCGGTGGTGCGTGGTGGCGACCAACGCGCTGGGCGGATGCCGCGGCTCCACCGGTCCGGGCTCGCCGGCCGGCGACGGCCGACCGTGGGGATCCCGGTTCCCGGCGACCACGATCCGCGATCAGGTCGCCGCCGACCTCGCCGCCCTGGCCGCGCTCGGCATCACCGAGGTGGCCGCGGTGGTCGGCGGGTCGATGGGCGGGGCCCGGGCGCTGGAGTGGATCGTCGGGCACCCGCACACGGTTCGGGCCGGTCTGCTGCTGGCGGTCGGCGCGCGGGCCACCGCCGACCAGATCGGCACCCAGAGCACCCAGATCGCGGCGATCACCGCCGACCCGCACTGGCAGGGCGGCGACTATCACGGCACCGGCCGCTCCCCCGAGGCCGGCCTGGACGTCGCGCGCCGCATCGCGCATTTGACCTACCGCGGCGAGGCGGAACTGGATCGCCGGTTCGCCAACACCGCCCAGGACGGCGAGGACCCGGCCGCCGGCGGGCGTTACGCGGTGCAGAGCTACCTGGAACACCAGGGCGGCAAGCTGGTCTCCCGGTTCGATGCGGGCAGCTACGTCACGCTCACCGATGCGCTGTCGAGCCACGACGTCGGCCGCGGTCGCGGCGGGGTCGCCGCCGCGCTGCGCGGCTGCCCGGTGCCGGCGGTGGTCGGCGGCATCACCTCCGACCGGCTCTACCCGCTGCGACTGCAGCAGGAGTTGGCCGATCTGCTGCCCGGCTGCGACGAGTTGAGCGTGATCGACGCCGACTACGGCCACGACAGTTTTCTGCTGGAGGCCGACGCGGTCGCTGCGCTGATCCGCCGCACCCTGGAGTTGGCCGCGGATCGGGACGCGCGGCGACGGTGA
- a CDS encoding NADH:flavin oxidoreductase, protein MAAHPQTPPDIFSPARLGPVTLRNRVIKAATFEGRTPEALVTDDLIEFHRVHAAGGVGMTTVAYCAVTPGGRTEGRQLWMRPEAVPGLQRLTAAVHAEGAAISAQIGHAGPVADARSNKATALAPIRFFNPIAMRFAKHATRDDIDDVIAAHADAARLAIDAGFDAVEIHLGHNYLASSFLSPLVNRRRDEFGGSLANRAKVARGVVQAVRRAVADHGGNTIAVTAKLNMSDGVRAGIGVEEALTTARWLQDDGGLDAIELTAGSSLVNPMYLFRGDAPVREFAAVFKPPMRWGMRMSGSKFLRRYPYHEAYLLRDAALFRAELSLPLILLGGVTGRATMDRAMAAGFEFVAMGRALLAEPDLINRIAAAGDGGAAVPSKCTHCNLCMPSIYTRTYCAVTGAPN, encoded by the coding sequence ATGGCAGCCCACCCACAGACCCCGCCGGACATCTTCAGCCCCGCCCGACTGGGTCCGGTCACGCTGCGCAACCGCGTCATCAAGGCGGCGACGTTCGAGGGGCGCACCCCCGAGGCGCTGGTCACCGACGACCTGATCGAGTTTCACCGGGTGCACGCCGCCGGCGGGGTGGGGATGACCACGGTCGCCTACTGCGCGGTCACCCCCGGTGGGCGCACCGAGGGCCGCCAGCTCTGGATGCGCCCGGAGGCCGTCCCCGGGCTGCAGCGGCTCACCGCCGCCGTGCACGCCGAGGGCGCGGCGATCAGCGCCCAGATCGGCCACGCCGGCCCGGTGGCCGACGCCCGCTCCAACAAGGCCACGGCGCTGGCCCCGATCCGGTTCTTCAACCCGATCGCGATGCGGTTCGCCAAACACGCCACCCGCGACGACATCGACGACGTCATCGCCGCCCACGCCGACGCCGCGCGGCTGGCCATCGATGCCGGCTTCGATGCGGTCGAGATCCACCTCGGCCACAACTATCTGGCCAGTTCGTTCCTGTCTCCGCTGGTCAACCGGCGTCGTGACGAGTTCGGCGGCTCGCTGGCCAACCGCGCCAAGGTGGCCCGCGGGGTGGTGCAGGCGGTGCGCCGGGCGGTGGCCGACCACGGTGGCAACACGATCGCGGTGACCGCCAAACTCAACATGAGCGACGGGGTGCGCGCCGGCATCGGCGTCGAGGAGGCGCTGACCACCGCCCGCTGGCTGCAAGACGACGGCGGGCTCGACGCGATCGAGCTGACCGCCGGCAGCTCCCTGGTCAACCCGATGTATCTGTTCCGCGGCGACGCCCCGGTGCGCGAGTTCGCCGCGGTGTTCAAGCCGCCGATGCGCTGGGGCATGCGGATGAGCGGGTCGAAGTTCCTGCGCCGCTACCCCTACCACGAGGCCTATCTGCTGCGCGACGCCGCGCTGTTCCGCGCCGAGCTCTCGCTGCCGCTGATCCTTCTCGGCGGGGTGACCGGCCGCGCCACCATGGACCGGGCGATGGCCGCGGGCTTCGAGTTCGTCGCCATGGGCCGAGCGCTGCTGGCCGAGCCCGACCTGATCAACCGGATCGCCGCCGCGGGCGACGGCGGGGCCGCGGTGCCGTCGAAGTGCACCCACTGCAACCTGTGCATGCCCAGCATCTACACCCGGACCTACTGCGCGGTGACCGGCGCGCCCAACTGA
- a CDS encoding class I SAM-dependent methyltransferase, producing the protein MVEQSLWMQKVAADPGHSQWYIERFRAMARAGDDLDGEARMIDAMAPRGARILDAGCGPGRVGGRLAALGHRVVGVDVDPELIAAAEQDHPGPRWLVDDLAELDLPARGVSEPFDLIVSAGNVMTFVAPSTRGRVLARLQTHLSDDGRAVIGFGAGRDYAFAQFFDDAAAAGLTPDLLLSTWDLRPFSDDADFLVAVLRRS; encoded by the coding sequence ATGGTCGAACAGAGCCTGTGGATGCAGAAAGTGGCGGCCGACCCCGGACACTCACAGTGGTACATCGAGCGGTTCCGCGCCATGGCACGCGCCGGGGACGACCTGGACGGCGAAGCACGGATGATCGACGCGATGGCCCCGCGCGGGGCGCGCATCCTCGACGCCGGGTGCGGGCCCGGTCGCGTCGGTGGGCGCCTGGCCGCCCTGGGCCACCGGGTGGTCGGCGTGGACGTCGATCCGGAACTCATCGCGGCCGCCGAGCAGGACCACCCCGGGCCCCGGTGGCTGGTCGACGATCTCGCCGAGCTCGACCTGCCGGCGCGCGGGGTCAGCGAGCCGTTCGACCTGATCGTCTCCGCCGGCAACGTCATGACGTTCGTCGCCCCGAGCACCCGCGGGCGGGTGCTCGCCCGCCTACAGACGCACCTGAGCGACGACGGGCGGGCGGTCATCGGGTTCGGTGCCGGCCGCGACTACGCGTTCGCGCAGTTCTTCGACGACGCCGCGGCCGCCGGGCTCACCCCCGACCTGCTGCTGTCGACCTGGGATCTGCGGCCGTTCAGCGACGACGCCGACTTCCTGGTCGCGGTGCTGCGCCGCAGCTGA
- a CDS encoding DUF3017 domain-containing protein, with translation MSGALTRIGDAVRTAAGAQWPILLVALVFVAAFVLAGAGFWRRGALLIGIGVGVAAVLRLVLSDARAGLLVVRGRSTDVATTALVAAAMVRTAATIDPLGTS, from the coding sequence ATGAGCGGTGCGCTCACCCGCATCGGTGACGCGGTGCGCACCGCCGCGGGCGCCCAGTGGCCGATCCTGCTCGTCGCCCTGGTGTTCGTGGCCGCGTTCGTGCTCGCCGGCGCCGGGTTCTGGCGGCGCGGCGCGCTGTTGATCGGGATCGGAGTGGGGGTGGCCGCGGTGCTGCGGCTGGTGCTCTCCGACGCCCGGGCCGGCCTGCTGGTGGTGCGCGGGCGCAGCACCGACGTCGCCACCACCGCGCTGGTCGCCGCGGCGATGGTGCGCACCGCCGCCACCATCGACCCGCTGGGCACCAGCTAA
- a CDS encoding DUF732 domain-containing protein, translating into MRLRTPALAAALLTSTVLAAAPARAEPVDDTFLQTLDRIGVSYDDPAAAVDLGQSVCPALQEPGADAASTAAKIAGRDGIQAALAGLFTSIAISTYCPQTMGSLADGQVPDLPVLRDIPGLAAPPAA; encoded by the coding sequence ATGCGCCTTCGCACCCCGGCCCTCGCCGCCGCCCTGTTGACCTCGACGGTGCTGGCCGCCGCGCCCGCACGGGCCGAACCGGTCGACGACACCTTCCTGCAGACCCTCGACCGCATCGGGGTCTCCTACGACGACCCGGCCGCCGCGGTCGATCTGGGCCAGTCGGTCTGCCCGGCGTTGCAGGAACCGGGCGCCGACGCGGCGTCGACCGCGGCCAAGATCGCCGGGCGCGACGGGATCCAGGCCGCCCTGGCCGGGCTGTTCACCAGCATCGCGATCTCCACCTACTGTCCGCAGACGATGGGGTCGCTGGCCGACGGTCAAGTCCCGGACCTGCCGGTGCTGCGCGACATTCCCGGCCTGGCGGCGCCGCCGGCGGCTTAG
- a CDS encoding bifunctional methylenetetrahydrofolate dehydrogenase/methenyltetrahydrofolate cyclohydrolase: MAAITFDGKATRDEIFVDLKQRVAALTDAGRTPGLGTILVGDDPGSQAYVRGKHNDCAKVGITSLRRDLPADVGAAQLNDTIDELNASPECTGYIVQLPLPRGLDENAALGRVDPAKDADGLHPTNLGHLVLGTAAPLPCTPRGIVHLLRRYDIAIAGAHVVVIGRGVTVGRPLGLLLTRRSENATVTLCHTGTRDLAALTRQADIVVAGVGVPHLLTADMVRPGAAVVDVGVSRTDDGLVGDVHPDVWEVAGHVSPNPGGVGPLTRAFLLTNVVEMAEAAR; encoded by the coding sequence ATGGCGGCGATCACCTTTGACGGCAAGGCCACGCGCGATGAGATCTTCGTGGACCTCAAGCAGCGGGTGGCCGCACTGACCGACGCCGGCCGCACCCCCGGGCTGGGCACCATCCTGGTCGGCGACGACCCCGGATCGCAGGCCTACGTGCGCGGCAAACACAACGACTGCGCCAAGGTCGGCATCACCTCGCTGCGCCGCGACCTGCCCGCCGACGTCGGTGCCGCGCAGCTCAACGACACCATCGACGAGCTCAACGCCAGCCCGGAGTGCACCGGGTACATCGTGCAGCTGCCGCTGCCGCGCGGGCTCGACGAGAACGCCGCCCTGGGCCGGGTGGATCCCGCCAAGGACGCCGACGGGCTGCACCCGACGAACCTCGGGCATCTGGTGCTGGGCACCGCGGCGCCGCTGCCGTGCACCCCGCGCGGCATCGTGCACCTGCTGCGCCGCTACGACATCGCGATCGCCGGTGCGCACGTGGTGGTCATCGGCCGCGGGGTCACCGTCGGGCGGCCGTTGGGGCTGCTTTTGACCCGCCGATCGGAGAACGCCACCGTGACGCTGTGCCACACCGGCACCCGCGATCTGGCCGCGCTGACCCGGCAGGCCGACATCGTGGTGGCCGGGGTGGGGGTGCCGCACCTGCTCACCGCCGACATGGTGCGCCCGGGGGCCGCGGTGGTCGACGTGGGGGTCAGCCGCACCGACGACGGGCTGGTCGGCGACGTGCACCCCGACGTCTGGGAGGTCGCCGGGCATGTCTCGCCCAACCCCGGCGGGGTGGGCCCGCTGACCCGGGCGTTTTTGCTGACCAACGTCGTCGAGATGGCCGAGGCGGCGCGATGA